A portion of the Musa acuminata AAA Group cultivar baxijiao chromosome BXJ1-1, Cavendish_Baxijiao_AAA, whole genome shotgun sequence genome contains these proteins:
- the LOC135674038 gene encoding protein SHORT-ROOT 1-like gives MDTLFRFVSPQSSHQQSSYSLSRSSSSSRSSEAPQINYKDYYYYFHQEQEQQQQYYQEECGTNHLVYMDEDFSSSSSSKHLHHPHRPPSSTTSTTTPAPTPIFDPADLSFPHDLNLDFSSPSSSAVGASGAGGRWASQLLVECARAVAGRDSQRVQQLMWTLNEVSSPYGDTEQKVAAYFLQGLFARLTSSGPRTLCSLSAASDRNCSFDSTRRTALRFQELSPWSSFGHVAANGAILEAFLDPSSALQRLHILDLSNTFCTQWPTLLEALATRSSDDTPHLTITTVVSSVSPSSSVQRVMKEIGKRMEKFARLMGVPFRFNVVHHAGDLSDLDLDSLDLREGSGVALAINCVNALHGISPAGRRRDELISSLRRLQPRIVTVVEEEADLGGGEGGGEEKGEAFLKGFRESLRFFTAYFESLEESFPRTSNERLALERSAGRAVVDLVACPAADSAERRETAAGWSRRMRAAGFAPAAFSEDVADDVRALLRRYREGWSMRAAAEESEEAAGGIFLDWKEQPVVWASAWKP, from the coding sequence ATGGACACTTTATTTAGATTCGTTAGCCCACAGTCTTCTCACCAGCAATCTTCCTACAGCTTGAGTCGCAGCTCCAGTAGCTCGAGATCCTCTGAGGCTCCGCAgatcaactacaaggactattactaCTACTTCCATCAGgagcaggagcagcagcagcagtactaCCAAGAAGAATGCGGCACCAACCATCTGGTTTACATGGATGAagacttctcttcctcctcctcctccaagcaCTTGCACCACCCCCATCGCCCtccctcctccaccacctccaccaccacGCCTGCTCCTACTCCCATCTTCGACCCTGCAGACCTCTCCTTCCCTCACGACCTCAACCTCGacttctcctctccttcctcgTCCGCTGTCGGCGCCTCGGGAGCCGGCGGAAGGTGGGCGTCGCAGCTGCTGGTCGAGTGCGCTCGCGCGGTGGCGGGGCGAGATAGCCAGCGGGTGCAGCAGCTCATGTGGACGCTGAACGAGGTCTCATCGCCTTATGGCGACACCGAGCAGAAGGTGGCAGCCTACTTCCTCCAGGGTTTGTTTGCCCGCCTGACGTCTTCGGGGCCCCGTACTCTGTGCAGCCTGTCCGCCGCTTCCGACCGCAACTGCTCCTTCGACTCCACCCGCCGGACCGCGCTTCGGTTCCAGGAGCTCAGCCCCTGGTCCTCCTTTGGCCACGTCGCCGCCAACGGCGCTATCCTCGAGGCCTTCCTCGATCCCTCATCCGCGTTGCAGAGGTTGCACATACTCGATCTCAGTAACACCTTCTGCACTCAGTGGCCGACGCTGCTGGAGGCGCTGGCGACGCGGTCTTCTGACGACACGCCGCACCTGACGATCACGACGGTGGTGTCGTCGGTCTCGCCGTCGTCGTCCGTGCAACGGGTGATGAAGGAGATCGGAAAGCGGATGGAGAAGTTCGCGCGGCTGATGGGCGTTCCGTTCCGGTTCAACGTCGTTCACCACGCCGGCGATCTGTCGGACCTCGACCTCGACAGCCTCGACCTCCGGGAGGGTAGCGGCGTGGCCCTCGCCATCAACTGCGTAAACGCTCTCCACGGCATCTCACCCGCGGGCCGCCGCCGCGACGAGCTAATCTCCTCTCTCCGGCGGCTCCAGCCAAGAATCGTGACGGTGGTCGAGGAGGAGGCCGACCTGGGAGGCGGGGAAGGAGGAGGGGAGGAGAAAGGGGAGGCGTTCTTGAAGGGCTTCAGGGAGAGCTTGAGATTCTTCACGGCCTACTTCGAGTCGCTGGAGGAGAGCTTCCCGAGGACGAGCAACGAGCGGCTGGCGCTAGAGCGGTCGGCGGGGCGAGCGGTGGTGGACTTGGTGGCATGCCCGGCTGCGGACTCAGCCGAGCGGAGGGAGACGGCGGCGGGGTGGTCAAGGCGGATGCGAGCGGCCGGGTTCGCGCCGGCGGCCTTCAGCGAGGACGTGGCGGACGACGTGCGGGCGCTTCTGAGGCGGTACAGGGAAGGGTGGTCGATGCGGGCAGCGGCCGAAGAATCCGAGGAGGCTGCCGGCGGAATATTCCTGGATTGGAAGGAGCAGCCGGTGGTGTGGGCGAGTGCGTGGAAGCCATGA